In the Streptomyces formicae genome, one interval contains:
- a CDS encoding roadblock/LC7 domain-containing protein, translating into MIQQRANFDWMLKELADGVPQTRQIVVLSADGLRIARYGGDPDAADRIAAACAGLQSLAAAVATEIPHSDGNMKMVIIEINGGYFYLMAAGAGAYLAVLADETVDAGLIGTRMRDLVVRIGAHLTSPPRRDGQAV; encoded by the coding sequence GTGATCCAGCAACGCGCCAATTTCGACTGGATGCTCAAGGAGCTCGCCGACGGAGTGCCGCAGACGCGGCAGATCGTGGTGCTCTCCGCCGACGGCCTGCGCATCGCCCGCTACGGCGGCGACCCGGACGCGGCCGACCGCATCGCCGCCGCCTGCGCGGGACTCCAGAGCCTGGCCGCCGCGGTGGCCACGGAGATCCCGCACAGCGACGGCAACATGAAGATGGTCATCATCGAGATCAACGGCGGCTACTTCTACCTGATGGCCGCGGGAGCAGGCGCCTATCTCGCGGTGCTCGCCGACGAGACCGTCGACGCGGGCCTCATCGGCACCCGCATGCGGGACCTCGTCGTACGCATCGGTGCCCACCTGACGAGCCCGCCGCGGCGTGACGGGCAGGCCGTATGA
- a CDS encoding ATP-binding protein, whose product MVSVQSPPGGREIPYARVLLLPAMLMAAATGAAVAAVTETARPAVGLCGAVATLMVVVVGTEAVRRGRIIRGLRAQYAQRLAFLERRIASHDDETVRLGREILPEALWRLRQGESPVEVVRNVVDNDEAYRELPDSQRELLRSVLDTLDREEAMRESAQRAFVNIARRVQSIVHQQAAELRDMEEFHGRNPEVFDDLLRIDHGTALIGRLADSIAVLGGARPGRQWPKPVPLFSVLRGAMSRILDYPRVELHSIAKVAIHGTSVEPLIHACAELLDNATRYSPPQTKVHVTAVEVQTGIAVEIEDGGVSLSEEARARAERMLEQAQAGIDLNDLGETPRLGMAVVGRLSQMYNLQVSLRQSAYGGVRAVLIVPREMMTTGPAPGLAHGIGASAVPRVDNGGRPIEEPARNIRRKKPRVVTAGPPLRSPLTATMEDDVPEVTEWTPNGLPQRRSRVKISLSERYAQEAEAQRIAEAHAAATASPPPAPKREEPEPGLWIEAFMKGVKGDEPQDPDPSAPQGYTPPQGTSQNDHGNADEGGWK is encoded by the coding sequence ATGGTGAGTGTTCAATCGCCTCCCGGTGGCCGAGAAATCCCTTACGCGCGTGTGCTGTTGCTGCCTGCCATGCTCATGGCCGCAGCGACCGGAGCAGCCGTAGCCGCGGTGACGGAGACCGCGCGCCCCGCCGTGGGCCTGTGCGGTGCCGTCGCGACCCTGATGGTCGTCGTGGTCGGCACCGAAGCCGTGCGGCGCGGCCGGATCATCCGGGGGCTGCGCGCGCAGTACGCACAGCGGCTCGCCTTCCTCGAACGGCGCATCGCATCCCATGACGACGAGACCGTCCGCCTGGGCAGGGAGATCCTGCCCGAGGCGCTCTGGCGACTGCGCCAGGGCGAATCACCCGTGGAAGTGGTCCGCAACGTCGTCGACAATGACGAGGCCTACCGCGAACTGCCGGACTCGCAGCGTGAATTGCTGCGTTCCGTGCTCGACACCCTGGACCGCGAGGAGGCCATGCGCGAGTCCGCGCAGCGCGCCTTCGTCAACATCGCGCGGCGCGTGCAGTCCATCGTCCACCAACAGGCGGCGGAACTGCGTGACATGGAGGAGTTCCACGGCCGCAACCCCGAGGTCTTCGACGACCTGCTCCGCATCGACCACGGCACCGCGCTGATCGGGCGTCTCGCCGACTCCATCGCGGTGCTCGGCGGCGCCCGTCCGGGCCGCCAATGGCCCAAGCCCGTACCGCTGTTCAGCGTGCTGCGCGGCGCGATGTCCCGGATCCTCGACTACCCGCGCGTCGAGCTGCACTCGATCGCGAAGGTCGCCATCCACGGCACGTCCGTCGAACCGCTCATCCACGCCTGCGCGGAACTCCTCGACAACGCCACCCGGTACTCGCCGCCGCAGACCAAGGTGCACGTCACCGCCGTCGAGGTGCAGACCGGCATCGCCGTCGAGATCGAGGACGGCGGCGTCAGCCTCAGCGAGGAGGCGCGGGCCAGGGCCGAGCGCATGCTGGAGCAGGCGCAGGCAGGCATCGACCTGAACGACCTCGGTGAGACCCCGCGCCTCGGCATGGCCGTGGTCGGCAGGCTCTCGCAGATGTACAACCTCCAGGTCTCGCTGCGCCAGTCCGCCTACGGCGGCGTACGCGCGGTCCTCATCGTGCCGCGCGAGATGATGACCACGGGGCCCGCGCCCGGTCTCGCCCACGGCATCGGCGCCTCCGCCGTACCCCGCGTGGACAACGGCGGGCGGCCGATCGAGGAGCCCGCGCGCAACATCCGGCGCAAGAAGCCCCGGGTCGTCACCGCGGGGCCGCCGCTGCGCTCCCCGCTCACCGCGACCATGGAGGACGACGTCCCCGAGGTCACCGAGTGGACGCCGAACGGCCTGCCGCAGCGCCGCAGCCGCGTCAAGATCTCCCTGAGCGAGCGGTACGCCCAGGAGGCGGAGGCCCAGCGGATCGCCGAGGCGCACGCCGCCGCGACCGCGTCGCCCCCGCCCGCACCCAAGCGAGAAGAGCCCGAACCGGGCCTGTGGATCGAGGCGTTCATGAAGGGCGTCAAGGGCGACGAGCCCCAGGATCCTGATCCGTCCGCCCCGCAGGGATACACCCCTCCGCAGGGAACCAGTCAGAACGACCACGGCAATGCCGACGAGGGGGGCTGGAAGTGA
- a CDS encoding LLM class flavin-dependent oxidoreductase, which produces MPVEFLGIAATNEGSEVTARSGASFDKDYTLRLARAHEDHGWDRVLFAYGSDSPDPSPAAAYIAARTDRLQILVAHRPNVSYPTFAAKTFATLDRISDGRLAVHFITGGNDHEQQREGDFLTKDERYARTREAIQIIKRAWTSHEPFDHEGTHYRFNDFVSDIFPVQQPHPRVSFGGSSPAAYAAGGAEADIYCLWGEPLAQTAEQIESVKAAAKAAGRTDVPTIQVAFRPIIAPTEELAWEKAYATLERVKARKAGAALSRRRPLGEPQNAGSQRLLAVAASGDRHDRALWTPTAAETGGAGNSTALVGTPETVAQALLDYYDLGVEILSARGYDLLDDAIDFGRHVIPIVREEVAKRDATRP; this is translated from the coding sequence ATGCCCGTCGAGTTCCTCGGCATCGCCGCCACCAACGAAGGATCCGAAGTGACCGCGCGCTCCGGCGCCTCCTTCGACAAGGACTACACCCTCAGGCTCGCCAGGGCGCATGAGGACCACGGCTGGGACCGGGTCCTGTTCGCCTACGGTTCGGACTCCCCCGACCCCTCCCCCGCCGCCGCGTACATCGCGGCCCGCACCGACCGGCTCCAGATCCTGGTCGCGCACCGCCCCAACGTCTCGTACCCGACGTTCGCCGCGAAGACCTTCGCGACGCTCGACCGGATCAGTGACGGGCGCCTCGCGGTGCACTTCATCACCGGCGGCAACGACCACGAGCAGCAGCGCGAGGGCGACTTCCTCACCAAGGACGAGCGCTACGCCCGCACCCGCGAGGCCATCCAGATCATCAAGAGGGCCTGGACGTCGCACGAACCCTTCGACCACGAGGGCACGCACTACCGCTTCAACGACTTCGTCAGCGACATCTTCCCGGTCCAACAGCCGCACCCGCGCGTCTCGTTCGGCGGCTCCTCGCCCGCCGCGTACGCCGCGGGCGGGGCCGAGGCCGACATCTACTGCCTGTGGGGCGAGCCGCTGGCGCAGACCGCCGAGCAGATCGAGTCGGTGAAGGCGGCGGCGAAGGCCGCGGGCCGCACCGACGTCCCCACGATCCAGGTGGCGTTCCGCCCGATCATCGCGCCGACCGAGGAACTGGCCTGGGAGAAGGCGTACGCGACCCTGGAGCGCGTCAAGGCCCGCAAGGCCGGTGCCGCGCTCTCCCGGCGCCGGCCGCTCGGCGAGCCGCAGAACGCAGGATCGCAGCGGCTCCTCGCGGTGGCCGCGTCAGGGGACCGGCACGACCGCGCGCTCTGGACGCCCACCGCCGCGGAGACGGGCGGCGCGGGCAACTCGACGGCCCTGGTGGGGACTCCCGAGACGGTCGCACAGGCCCTGCTCGACTACTACGACCTGGGCGTGGAGATCCTCTCCGCCCGCGGCTACGACCTCCTCGACGACGCGATCGACTTCGGCCGCCACGTGATCCCGATCGTCCGCGAAGAAGTCGCGAAGCGGGACGCGACGCGCCCGTAG
- a CDS encoding DUF742 domain-containing protein, whose translation MTPPQGSSHGPPHSDVPAQDGAAAREGPPQRERRSPENPERLYILTGEDSERAPLDLVTLIVAAGEASPTAQPEHSAILRLCTTPLSVAELSAYMALPFSVVTVVLTELLATELIQARAPIVRSALPDRSLLEAVMHGLQKL comes from the coding sequence ATGACTCCTCCGCAAGGCTCCTCGCACGGCCCTCCGCACAGCGACGTCCCCGCCCAGGACGGGGCGGCGGCCCGCGAGGGCCCGCCCCAGCGCGAACGCCGCAGTCCGGAGAACCCCGAGCGGCTGTACATCCTCACGGGTGAGGACTCCGAGCGCGCGCCGCTCGACCTCGTCACCCTGATCGTGGCGGCGGGCGAGGCGTCCCCCACGGCGCAGCCGGAGCACTCCGCGATCCTGCGGCTGTGCACGACGCCCCTCTCCGTCGCCGAACTCTCGGCCTACATGGCGCTGCCGTTCAGCGTCGTGACCGTCGTCCTGACGGAGTTACTGGCGACCGAGCTCATTCAGGCGCGCGCCCCCATCGTCCGCTCCGCGCTCCCCGACCGGTCCCTCCTCGAAGCGGTGATGCATGGACTTCAGAAACTCTAA